A portion of the Fulvia fulva chromosome 1, complete sequence genome contains these proteins:
- a CDS encoding putative cell wall protein, with protein MLFTRSFIAALLSAVASAQSNANPFKNPVGGRQAAAGQSLTLEWNPTTDGTVSLILRSGSSGNLAEGTPIASNIPNSGSYTWDIPSDIVRGADYTVEIVADSDSSETNFTPPFAVDSTNTTPASTSADSSSAAVTARPSAFPLPSGVTIDTVAHSSTASNTESATNTESSASATDSSESSTMITGTSSRASSSQAPTATGDAVTTGPATQTGAAARATAAAGFLGVVALGALAL; from the exons ATGCTCTTCACACGATCGTTCATCGCTGCTCTGCTCAGCGCTGTCGCATCCGCGCAGTCAAATGCCAACCCTTTCAAGAACCCCGTGGGAGGTCGCCAGGCGGCCGCTGGCCAGTCACTCACTTTGGAGTGGAACCCTACGACTGACGGCACGGTGTCCTTGATTCTGCGAAGTGGCTCGAGCGGCAACCTGGCTGAGGGCACGCCCATCGCGT CTAACATTCCAAACTCGGGCTCGTACACCTGGGATATTCCGTCAGACATCGTCCGCGGGGCCGATTATACGGTAGAGATCGTTGCGGACAGCGACTCGTCAGAGACCAATTTCACTCCTCCATTCGCCGTCGACAGCACCAACACCACACCTGCAAGCACGAGCGCGGACTCTTCTTCCGCGGCTGTCACTGCAAGGCCCAGTGCGTTCCCTCTCCCGTCAGGCGTGACTATTGACACAGTAGCACACTCATCCACTG CTTCCAACACCGAATCCGCTACCAACACCGAGTCCTCTGCCTCCGCGACTGATTCATCCGAGAGCTCGACCATGATCACTGGCACATCAAGCCGCGCAAGCTCTTCCCAAGCACCGACTGCAACAGGTGATGCCGTCACCACTGGCCCAGCAACTCAGACTGGTGCCGCTGCTCGCGCTACTGCTGCAGCAGGTTTCCTTGGTGTTGTCGCTTTGGGTGCTCTTGCACTTTAA
- a CDS encoding Vacuolar protein sorting/targeting protein 10, with amino-acid sequence MRQVRLLLAVAVNLLALGAAGKKDEPTIEETKFEHQPRNILFFEDSDTVLLTDAELTKTYRSTDGGSKWELCKSGDDEIDGVMEVVKHPLDKKTAVILGHDKEHWITHDRGETWTSFKSEESPAHTRPGISFHATDPKRMIYNAESCTGLMCTSKLYYTKDGFKTEPEKLGEHLDLETCIWAKSTDIFTTGDETLDQDRILCITQGSWFSSKNKVVYSDTFFKDDDHTEPTMSDGRTVEDITNIAAVKKYIVFAAKSDRTSEMAMYVTDDTKTWHRAEFGEHKLEEGAYTLLESTNYSMQVDVMTTTQMSPVGVLLTSNSNGTFFTKNLEHTNRNSKGYVDFEKVSNIQGIVLANVVDNWEEVGRKWLADKKIVSKISFDDGRTWEDMKADKDTLHLHSVTSPHNVGRIFSSPAPGIVMGVGNTGKVLKEYEEGDLYVSDDAGLNWRRAIEKPHIYEFGAQGSVLVAVRDGETDVVKWSIDHGKNWEKVTLKDKVKPMLLTTTPDSTSTKFLLVATRGGGSGTEHLTIAMNFKDLSDRKCKDKDMEKWSARVDDDGEPTCIMGHTQHFMRRKADADCVVVTDHFEDPEEERKHCKCTKADFECDYNFKKEGDKCVQVGAIVPPDGACDGGKTKFKGTSGYRLIPGDDCDMDAKGSINLAEEVDRECTDTKTPPVNGDISTEVTKFEGDRFVEYYYLERERSSSGDDESIVMRTERREVWKSHDHGKKWEQVLKDEEILAIYPHQYINDYVYMITPSKTVHYSTDRAQKFHKFEAPEEPNRDAIQVLSFHPTNKDWLIWTGSRDCKDKSTDCLTVAHVSEHGGEGWETLLRAVRKCQFVYRDDREGSDNLVFCEQYENENQDSSLLLLSSDDFFKHQKEVKRDVISFATMAEYIVVAVRDTEQETLKVDTSIDGVSFADAKFPRNFHVPHQQAYTVLDSSTHAIFLHVTVNNIKDQEYGSIIKSNSNGTSYVLSVAEVNRNDAGYVDFEKMQGLEGVAVINRVANVKEVDGGSSKKLQTWITHNDGSRWEQLSFPTIPKDEKNKKDFYPCQQNNQECRLHLHGYTERKDPRDTYSSASAVGLMIGTGNVGEFLGYKKDADTFITRDGGLSWHFAAPGNWMWEYGDQGSIIVLVKEDEPTDFVRYTLDEGENWKEHKFGEEMIVEDITTVPSDTSRNFLLWGKIGSSIATINIDFSGLKERSVQCKLDENKPKDNDYDLWEPKHPYEDDGCLFGHIAQYHRKKTKSECYNGEKRDHLHSISKNCTCTREDFECDYNYERQSHGSCEPVKGVERPDSAAVCKKNPDLLEYYETQGYRRIPLSTCEGGLTLDQPGKPIPCPGKEDDYKKKHAISGAGLFFAIVIPIAAAAGIGYWVWKNWDGKFGRIRLGDNMGGGFGDAFDGDAPWVKYPVMAVSGIVAVLAAIPLLVGSIWRTVSSMLGRSSGGYTRPYTSRSSFQRGRGDYAVVDPDEGELLGEDSDEDV; translated from the coding sequence ATGCGACAGGTCCGCCTCCTGCTGGCAGTGGCCGTCAATCTGCTGGCGCTGGGAGCTGCGGGCAAGAAAGATGAGCCGACGATTGAAGAGACGAAATTCGAACACCAGCCGCGTAACATCCTCTTCTTCGAGGACAGCGACACAGTCTTGCTCACCGATGCCGAACTCACCAAAACCTACCGCTCCACGGACGGCGGCTCCAAGTGGGAGCTCTGCAAGAGTGGCGATGATGAGATTGACGGTGTGATGGAAGTGGTGAAGCATCCGCTTGATAAGAAGACGGCGGTCATCTTGGGCCATGACAAGGAGCACTGGATCACTCATGATCGGGGAGAAACATGGACGTCCTTCAAGTCCGAGGAGAGCCCAGCCCATACTCGTCCAGGCATCTCGTTCCATGCGACGGATCCCAAACGCATGATATATAATGCGGAATCATGTACGGGCTTGATGTGCACTTCGAAGCTATACTACACCAAGGACGGATTCAAAACCGAGCCAGAGAAACTTGGAGAGCATCTGGATCTGGAGACATGCATATGGGCAAAGAGTACTGACATCTTCACGACTGGAGATGAGACGCTGGATCAAGACCGCATACTTTGCATCACACAAGGCTCATGGTTCTCGTCCAAGAACAAGGTCGTGTATTCGGATACTTTCTTCAAGGATGACGACCACACGGAGCCTACGATGAGCGATGGAAGAACTGTCGAGGATATCACCAACATTGCTGCTGTGAAGAAGTACATCGTCTTCGCGGCAAAGAGTGACAGGACTTCTGAGATGGCAATGTATGTGACAGACGACACCAAGACCTGGCATCGGGCTGAGTTTGGTGAGCACAAGCTCGAGGAGGGCGCATATACCCTGCTGGAAAGCACCAACTACAGTATGCAAGTGGACGTGATGACGACGACCCAGATGTCCCCGGTGGGAGTACTCTTGACGTCCAACAGCAATGGTACGTTCTTTACGAAGAACCTGGAGCATACCAATCGCAACAGCAAAGGCTACGTGGACTTTGAAAAGGTATCTAACATCCAGGGTATTGTCTTGGCCAACGTTGTCGACAACTGGGAAGAAGTCGGGCGCAAATGGCTGGCCGATAAGAAGATTGTCTCCAAGATCTCGTTCGACGATGGCAGGACTTGGGAAGACATGAAAGCTGACAAGGACACCCTCCATCTGCACTCGGTCACTAGCCCGCACAACGTCGGCCGAATCTTCAGCAGTCCAGCGCCTGGGATTGTGATGGGCGTTGGAAACACCGGGAAAGTACTCAAAGAGTACGAAGAAGGCGACCTATACGTATCTGATGATGCTGGTCTCAATTGGAGGCGCGCGATTGAGAAGCCACACATCTACGAGTTCGGTGCTCAAGGCTCGGTGTTGGTAGCTGTGAGAGACGGCGAGACTGATGTCGTCAAATGGTCAATCGACCATGGCAAGAATTGGGAGAAGGTGACTCTGAAAGACAAGGTCAAGCCAATGCTTCTGACAACTACGCCTGACTCTACGTCGACCAAATTCCTGTTGGTGGCGACCCGGGGCGGTGGCTCAGGAACAGAACATTTGACCATCGCCATGAACTTCAAGGATCTGTCAGACCGAAAGTGCAAGGACAAGGACATGGAAAAGTGGTCGGCTCGTGTGGATGACGACGGGGAGCCGACCTGCATCATGGGTCATACTCAGCATTTTATGCGTAGAAAGGCGGACGCCGATTGTGTCGTTGTTACTGACCATTTTGAGGACCCGGAAGAAGAGAGAAAGCATTGCAAATGTACCAAGGCAGACTTCGAATGCGACTACAACTTCAAGAAGGAAGGCGATAAGTGCGTTCAGGTTGGTGCTATCGTGCCCCCTGATGGTGCTTGTGATGGCGGAAAGACCAAGTTCAAGGGCACCTCGGGCTATAGGTTGATACCAGGAGATGATTGTGATATGGATGCCAAAGGTTCCATCAATCTAGCCGAAGAAGTGGATCGAGAATGTACAGACACGAAGACCCCACCGGTCAATGGCGACATCTCGACCGAAGTCACCAAGTTCGAGGGCGACAGATTTGTTGAGTACTACTACCTCGAGCGAGAGCGATCCTCATCCGGTGACGATGAGTCTATCGTCATGCGGACTGAGCGACGAGAGGTATGGAAGTCACACGATCACGGCAAGAAGTGGGAGCAGGTTCTCAAAGATGAAGAGATCCTGGCCATCTACCCTCACCAGTACATCAACGACTACGTGTACATGATCACGCCTTCAAAAACGGTACACTATTCCACCGATCGAGCACAAAAGTTCCACAAGTTCGAGGCACCCGAGGAGCCAAATCGAGATGCCATTCAAGTGTTGTCATTTCATCCGACCAACAAGGATTGGTTGATATGGACGGGCTCCCGAGATTGCAAAGACAAGTCGACGGACTGTTTGACGGTCGCCCACGTTTCCGAGCACGGAGGTGAAGGTTGGGAAACGCTGCTGCGCGCTGTCCGAAAATGTCAATTCGTCTACAGGGACGACCGCGAGGGATCAGACAACTTGGTCTTCTGTGAACAATACGAGAATGAGAATCAAGACTCCTCGTTATTGCTCTTGAGTAGCGACGACTTCTTCAAACACCAGAAGGAGGTCAAACGGGACGTCATCAGCTTCGCTACGATGGCGGAATACATCGTGGTTGCTGTGCGCGATACAGAGCAGGAAACCCTAAAGGTTGACACCAGCATTGATGGTGTCAGCTTCGCTGATGCCAAATTCCCGCGCAACTTCCACGTACCTCACCAGCAAGCCTATACGGTGCTCGACTCAAGTACGCATGCGATCTTCTTGCATGTCACCGTGAACAACATCAAGGATCAAGAATACGGCAGCATCATCAAGAGCAACAGCAACGGCACTTCATATGTTCTTTCCGTGGCTGAGGTCAACAGAAATGATGCTGGCTATGTAGACTTCGAGAAGATGCAAGGTCTTGAGGGCGTGGCTGTCATCAACCGGGTGGCGAATGTCAAAGAAGTGGACGGAGGAAGCTCAAAAAAGCTTCAGACCTGGATCACTCACAACGACGGTAGCCGCTGGGAGCAACTGTCGTTCCCAACAATTCCGAAGGATGAGAAGAACAAGAAGGACTTCTACCCCTGCCAGCAGAACAATCAAGAATGCAGACTGCATCTCCATGGCTATACAGAACGCAAAGATCCCAGGGACACGTACAGCTCAGCCAGCGCCGTTGGTCTCATGATTGGCACCGGCAATGTTGGCGAGTTCCTTGGCTACAAGAAGGATGCTGACACATTCATTACACGAGATGGTGGACTGTCCTGGCACTTCGCCGCACCGGGTAACTGGATGTGGGAGTACGGCGACCAAGGCTCTATAATCGTCCTCGTCAAAGAAGATGAACCCACAGACTTCGTACGGTACACTCTGGATGAGGGAGAAAATTGGAAAGAGCACAAATTCGGCGAAGAGATGATTGTTGAAGACATCACTACTGTTCCGAGCGACACCAGCCGCAACTTCTTGCTCTGGGGCAAGATTGGTTCAAGCATTGCCACAATCAACATTGATTTCAGTGGCCTGAAAGAAAGGAGCGTGCAATGCAAGCTCGACGAGAACAAGCCTAAGGATAACGACTATGACCTTTGGGAGCCCAAACATCCCTACGAGGACGATGGCTGCCTCTTTGGTCACATTGCCCAGTACCATCGCAAGAAGACCAAGTCCGAATGCTACAACGGCGAGAAGCGCGACCACTTGCATAGTATCTCGAAGAACTGCACTTGCACGCGTGAGGACTTCGAGTGCGATTACAATTACGAGCGTCAATCACACGGGTCGTGTGAACCGGTAAAGGGCGTGGAGAGGCCAGACTCAGCGGCTGTTTGCAAGAAGAATCCTGACCTCCTCGAGTACTATGAGACCCAGGGATATCGTCGCATCCCGCTGTCGACATGTGAAGGCGGATTGACCCTAGATCAACCTGGTAAACCTATTCCATGCCCGGGTAAAGAAGATGACTACAAGAAGAAACACGCCATCAGCGGCGCTGGATTGTTCTTCGCGATCGTCATACCCATTGCCGCAGCCGCAGGCATAGGCTACTGGGTCTGGAAGAACTGGGACGGCAAATTCGGCCGCATCAGGCTCGGCGACAACATGGGAGGCGGCTTTGGAGACGCTTTCGATGGCGATGCGCCATGGGTCAAGTACCCCGTCATGGCAGTTTCTGGCATCGTCGCCGTACTAGCTGCTATACCACTTTTAGTGGGCAGTATATGGAGGACGGTATCGTCAATGCTCGGGAGAAGTAGCGGTGGTTACACAAGGCCTTACACGAGCAGGAGTAGTTTCCAGCGAGGCAGGGGTGATTACGCCGTGGTTGATCCCGACGAAGGCGAATTGCTTGGGGAGGATAGCGATGAGGATGTATAG
- a CDS encoding Rho-type GTPase-activating protein 1, whose translation MALPPSDRPPGAAKQAYHDDDGQFAQHDHSPVANGRTDLSTRPHEQENAAALAPQDRSRPSVEATNEGGSKDRSKSNGRRPSGQQRSCGKCQRHLTGQFVRALGDTYHLECFTCHDCGKIVASKFFPVPDQPPGQYPLCETDYFRRLDLLCFACGGALRGSYITALDRKYHIEHFTCSVCPTVFGAQDSYYEHEGSVYCHYHYSTKFAQKCNGCQTAILKQFVEIFRNGVNQHWHPECYMIHKYWNVRLHAPPPKGSEEEQALERLRIDRDTGEGDASENERQVVKNEEEAVEYKVHWIWHTLSTFEERSATCISDMLLHVSNGAYMDGVVAAKKFITHVDLLFGAADVLDHRLHVRPNRNADGVRTFEAIVHPGLSYSREAKLLCKKVVAFFQLLAENQDNGVRRLGVTQELLSLVTGLAHYLKLMIRICLSGALKLERETASAEGLESFLEDISKLEDRLQSESQRDSKADAELYVDKSADTCVVCGKAVEDKCFRRDNRVLHTQCVSCSKCGKDLSDDPGEARWSEQTQRVWCSIHAPSDSRAGGFVPITRLQQYVHLLRVAHARLLATLRTSGALPHTSDDPNLAGYDSREGHTPSNEGQPPLLRSNTRSRSYAGRSGAQKNQGDQSYEDTMGDVRRLRSTRMDKHLSNATKKARTSRIIDGPEGMRPGSADGGNGRRRTGTFQIVEDRDANGEALNHLAFGKNDAMTLDDIPRIVQAQQTREQRPNASRFARQPMIPHEPRPKLINGHTREWSGDGNERMETRPPGTKKYFSELTALEYFIVRHVAVLSMEPLLEGHFNQEELLELIESKRPTFWSKFGKAFQGKEKKEKRPKTAIFGIPLDQIIERDYEESTDGVGPGSLKIPSLVQECITAMRTMDMSVEGVFRKNGNIKRLNDVKEEIDNKGAVDVDLSKENPVQVAALLKKFLRELPDPLLTHKLHDLWITSQKIDDSDRRRRLLHLTCCLLPKSHRDTMEVLFTFLQWVSSFSHVDEESGSKMDIHNLATVITPNILHRGKDHVPVDDSFLAIEAVHSLIECNEAMCEVPEDLAMILNDSSLFSNSADITTKEILKRYGDRAKAPTVNSAQPTIAAVHNGATSPPSSAPVVTRVDTDPYQQSAWQNESSVRHVGGDPMTPPNLPYVNPSASTECHGSPNRGSVRSGIYDKQRAMGVA comes from the exons ATGGCTCTGCCACCTAGCGACAGGCCGCCCGGCGCGGCGAAGCAGGCATACCACGACGACGACGGCCAGTTTGCACAGCACGATCACTCACCCGTGGCGAACGGCCGGACAGACCTTAGCACACGGCCGCACGAGCAGGAGAATGCTGCCGCTTTGGCACCCCAAGATCGATCGAGACCCTCGGTCGAGGCCACGAATGAGGGTGGTAGCAAAGACAGGTCCAAGTCAAATGGTCGACGGCCCAGCGGACAGCAGAGATCGTGTGGGAAGTGCCAGCGGCATCTCACTGGACAGTTCGTGAGAGCGCTGGGGGACACATATCATTTGGAGTGCTTTACATGTCAC GACTGTGGCAAGATCGTAGCCTCCAAGTTCTTTCCGGTGCCAGACCAACCGCCGGGCCAGTATCCACTGTGCGAGACCGACTATTTTCGACGGCTCGATCTACTCTGCTTTGCCTGTGGTGGAGCTCTGAGAGGATCATACATCACAGCACTGGATCGAAAATACCACATTGAGCACTTCACATGCTCAGTGTGTCCCACAGTTTTCGGCGCACAAGACTCGTACTATGAACATGAGGGCAGCGTGTACTGCCACTATCACTATTCCACCAAGTTTGCACAGAAATGTAATGGCTGTCAAACAGCCATTCTGAAGCAGTTTGTGGAGATATTCCGGAATGGTGTGAATCAGCATTGGCATCCTGAGTGCTACATGATTCACAAATACTGGAACGTACGACTACATGCACCGCCGCCGAAGGGTTCTGAGGAAGAGCAAGCGCTCGAGCGACTAAGGATAGATCGCGACACAGGCGAAGGCGATGCCAGTGAAAATGAGAGGCAGGTCGTCAAGAACGAAGAAGAAGCAGTCGAGTACAAAGTCCACTGGATATGGCACACACTATCGACCTTCGAGGAACGTTCAGCCACATGCATATCGGACATGTTGCTGCATGTCAGTAACGGAGCGTACATGGACGGTGTCGTGGCGGCCAAGAAATTCATCACTCACGTCGATCTTCTTTTCGGCGCAGCAGACGTTCTCGATCACCGACTTCACGTTCGACCCAACAGGAACGCAGATGGCGTCCGGACCTTTGAAGCCATTGTGCACCCCGGACTCAGCTACAGCAGAGAGGCAAAGCTTCTTTGCAAGAAAGTCGTGGCGTTCTTCCAACTGCTCGCAGAGAATCAAGATAACGGCGTACGACGGCTTGGCGTCACTCAAGAGCTGCTATCGCTGGTGACTGGACTGGCGCATTACTTGAAGTTGATGATCAGAATCTGCTTGTCTGGCGCTCTGAAGCTGGAACGTGAGACCGCGAGTGCGGAAGGCTTGGAGAGCTTCCTCGAGGATATCAGCAAGCTCGAGGACCGCTTGCAGTCGGAAAGCCAGAGAGACTCCAAGGCTGACGCCGAATTGTACGTCGACAAAAGTGCAGACACTTGTGTCGTGTGTGGCAAAGCTGTCGAGGACAAGTGCTTCCGGCGGGACAATCGAGTCCTCCATACACAATGCGTCAGCTGCTCGAAGTGCGGTAAAGACTTGAGCGACGACCCAGGCGAGGCTCGGTGGAGTGAACAGACCCAGCGAGTATGGTGTTCGATCCACGCTCCTTCTGATTCGAGAGCCGGCGGATTTGTGCCCATCACACGGTTGCAGCAATATGTGCATCTACTCAGGGTGGCTCACGCAAGGCTTTTGGCAACGCTGAGGACCAGCGGCGCACTCCCGCACACAAGTGATGACCCCAATCTTGCAGGATACGACTCACGAGAAGGGCATACACCCTCGAACGAAGGCCAGCCTCCCCTTTTACGCTCCAACACGAGATCCAGATCGTACGCTGGCAGGTCTGGAGCACAAAAAAATCAAGGCGATCAGAGCTACGAAGATACAATGGGAGATGTTCGACGTCTGAGAAGCACACGAATGGACAAGCACCTTTCGAATGCAACCAAGAAAGCCCGGACATCGAGAATCATTGACGGGCCCGAGGGTATGAGGCCTGGCTCTGCAGATGGTGGCAATGGCCGAAGAAGGACTGGCACGTTCCAGATTGTCGAGGATCGAGACGCTAACGGCGAGGCTCTGAACCACTTGGCTTTTGGCAAGAACGACGCCATGACCCTCGATGACATTCCCAGGATAGTGCAGGCTCAGCAGACGAGAGAACAAAGACCGAACGCTTCCAGGTTCGCAAGGCAGCCCATGATACCGCACGAGCCAAGACCCAAGTTGATCAATGGCCACACTCGGGAATGGTCTGGCGATGGCAATGAGCGCATGGAGACTCGTCCACCTGGTACGAAGAAATATTTCTCTGAGCTGACGGCTCTGGAGTACTTTATTGTTCGACACGTTGCTGTTCTGTCGATGGAGCCACTACTCGAAGGCCACTTCAACCAGGAAGAGCTGCTTGAGCTTATAGAAAGCAAGCGTCCCACTTTCTGGAGCAAGTTCGGCAAAGCGTTCCAGGGTAAGGAGAAGAAGGAGAAGAGACCGAAGACCGCCATCTTCGGCATACCTCTGGACCAAATCATTGAGCGCGATTATGAAGAAAGCACCGATGGCGTTGGTCCCGGGTCGTTGAAAATCCCGTCCCTGGTGCAAGAGTGCATTACAGCAATGCGCACTATGGACATGTCAGTCGAAGGAGTTTTCCGGAAGAACGGCAACATTAAGCGGCTCAACGATGTCAAAGAGGAGATTGACAACAAGGGTGCTGTTGATGTCGACCTGTCGAAGGAGAATCCAGTTCAGGTGGCTGCGCTGCTGAAGAAGTTCCTCCGCGAATTACCGGACCCGCTTCTTACACACAAGCTGCACGATCTCTGGATTACCTCACAAAAGATTGACGACAGTGATCGAAGGCGAAGGCTGCTGCATCTGACTTGTTGTCTGCTGCCCAAGTCCCACAGAGACACCATGGAAGTGCTCTTCACATTCCTGCAATGGGTTTCTAGCTTCAGTCATGTTGACGAGGAGAGCGGAAGCAAGATGGACATTCACAACCTGGCGACCGTCATCACACCGAACATTCTGCATCGTGGCAAAGATCATGTACCTGTTGATGACAGCTTCTTGGCCATTGAAGCTGTCCACAGCTTGATCGAGTGCAACGAAGCCATGTGTGAG GTTCCCGAAGATCTCGCCATGATCTTGAACGACTCTTCTCTCTTCAGCAACAGTGCCGACATCACCACTAAGGAAATCCTGAAAAGATATGGCGACCGTGCCAAAGCACCAACAGTCAACAGTGCACAGCCAACAATAGCAGCAGTCCACAACGGAGCGACATCGCCGCCCTCTTCCGCTCCTGTCGTAACCCGCGTGGACACGGACCCGTACCAACAGAGTGCCTGGCAGAACGAAAGCTCAGTCAGACACGTCGGTGGAGACCCAATGACCCCACCCAATCTGCCTTATGTGAATCCCAGCGCGAGTACAGAGTGTCATGGCAGTCCGAACAGGGGCAGCGTACGGTCAGGAATCTACGACAAACAGCGAGCCATGGGCGTGGCATGA